In Candidatus Methanosphaera massiliense, the following are encoded in one genomic region:
- a CDS encoding NAD(P)/FAD-dependent oxidoreductase, with translation MNKVKEVDVLIIGAGPAGSIAAREASANGAKTLIIDKKSEIGNPKRCAEGIIDGVLEKMNIELDERWIARRIDGARIVSPNNTSAWFTSENLDTPATGIVLERKVFDKHVTMDAIRSGAEVMIKTEALSMKKVDDYFLVDINGFNTDITQIKAHIVIGADGPEGHVGAWAGLNTKVPLEEMDSGIQYEMTNLKMDKNNTLEFYFGSVAPGGYVWFFPKGYDTANVGIDVTGARATKSAKEYLDDFIANNYATKDAQIVEVNVGGNPLCGVFDKIITDNLMLVGDAAGCINPITGGGIDTALESGMIAGQVAARAIKEEDYSEDNLKEYSDYVEEHIAKKFRKYIHIRDFLYGLDDDDLNEYISAVANAGLSTLSTKSLLKAVVKMSPKKLFKLRKLL, from the coding sequence ATGAACAAAGTAAAGGAAGTTGATGTTTTAATTATTGGGGCAGGTCCTGCAGGATCTATTGCAGCAAGAGAAGCCAGTGCAAATGGTGCTAAAACATTAATTATTGACAAGAAATCAGAAATTGGCAATCCTAAAAGATGTGCTGAAGGTATAATTGACGGCGTTCTTGAAAAAATGAATATTGAATTAGACGAAAGATGGATTGCTCGACGAATTGATGGAGCACGTATTGTATCACCAAATAATACTAGTGCATGGTTTACCTCTGAAAATTTAGATACACCTGCTACAGGTATTGTATTAGAACGTAAAGTATTTGATAAACATGTTACAATGGACGCCATTCGTAGTGGTGCTGAGGTAATGATTAAAACAGAAGCATTATCAATGAAGAAAGTTGACGACTATTTCCTTGTTGATATCAATGGATTTAACACAGATATTACACAAATTAAGGCACATATTGTTATTGGTGCAGATGGTCCTGAGGGTCATGTAGGTGCCTGGGCTGGTCTTAACACAAAAGTTCCTCTGGAAGAAATGGATTCAGGTATCCAATATGAAATGACTAATCTTAAAATGGACAAAAATAATACGCTCGAATTCTATTTTGGTAGCGTAGCACCTGGTGGCTATGTCTGGTTTTTCCCTAAAGGTTATGATACTGCTAATGTGGGTATCGATGTAACCGGAGCTAGGGCTACTAAGAGTGCTAAGGAATATTTAGATGATTTTATTGCCAATAATTATGCTACTAAAGATGCTCAAATCGTGGAAGTTAATGTTGGTGGAAACCCATTATGTGGAGTATTTGATAAAATTATAACAGACAATCTTATGCTAGTAGGTGATGCTGCTGGCTGTATTAATCCTATTACTGGTGGAGGTATTGACACCGCACTTGAAAGTGGTATGATTGCAGGTCAAGTTGCTGCTAGAGCTATTAAAGAGGAAGACTATTCTGAGGATAATTTAAAGGAATATTCAGATTATGTTGAAGAACATATAGCTAAGAAGTTTAGAAAGTACATTCACATTAGAGATTTCCTTTATGGCTTAGATGATGATGATTTAAATGAGTATATCAGTGCTGTAGCTAATGCTGGACTTAGTACTCTTTCAACTAAATCTTTACTTAAAGCAGTAGTTAAAATGTCTCCAAAAAAATTATTTAAATTACGTAAGTTATTATAA
- a CDS encoding Cdc6/Cdc18 family protein, whose translation MSIFEEILNSDNSVFKNQDIFSIDYLPEVIQCRDKQLKSILINIKPLLKNNKAINTIIMGNTSTGKTTVLKHALKEIEEYTNLSTCYINCNIQDTSRKCYFQIYRVLFGYEARKSVSTEIIQEEVMKKLEEESFIIAIDDINYLSNNESNKLINELFRANEFYHSNIALIITINNIFFKYELERNAQSILQGHEIEFEDYTSEEMYSILKYRCDLGFKNGVITENQIRRISNYATKYTDLRRGLAILNILGQKIESENRDHITDKDIDEIIAIS comes from the coding sequence ATGAGTATTTTTGAAGAAATCCTAAATTCAGATAATTCTGTATTTAAAAATCAGGATATATTCAGTATAGACTATCTGCCAGAAGTAATACAATGTAGAGATAAACAACTAAAGAGCATACTAATAAATATAAAACCATTACTAAAAAATAACAAGGCAATAAATACAATAATAATGGGAAATACAAGCACAGGGAAAACAACAGTTCTTAAACATGCATTAAAAGAAATAGAGGAATACACTAACCTATCAACATGCTACATAAATTGTAACATACAAGACACGTCACGTAAGTGTTACTTTCAAATATACAGGGTCTTATTTGGATATGAAGCAAGAAAAAGTGTAAGCACTGAAATAATACAGGAAGAAGTAATGAAGAAATTAGAAGAGGAATCATTTATAATAGCAATTGATGATATAAACTATCTAAGTAATAATGAGTCAAATAAGTTAATCAATGAATTATTCAGGGCAAATGAGTTCTATCATTCTAATATAGCTTTAATAATAACAATAAATAATATTTTCTTCAAATATGAACTTGAACGCAACGCTCAAAGCATACTACAAGGTCATGAAATAGAATTTGAGGATTATACAAGTGAAGAAATGTATTCCATCCTTAAATATAGATGCGATTTAGGATTCAAGAATGGAGTAATAACTGAAAATCAAATAAGAAGAATAAGTAATTATGCAACAAAATACACGGATTTAAGAAGAGGATTAGCAATACTAAACATACTTGGACAAAAAATAGAATCAGAAAACAGAGACCATATAACAGATAAAGACATAGATGAAATAATAGCAATATCATAA
- the ade gene encoding adenine deaminase, translated as MIIKGNILNVFTDEIYPGEIEIEHGIIQSIKEVNKDFNDIIVPGFIDAHIHIESSMVTPSRFAEIALKHGTTSVVADPHEIANVMGVEGIDYMVNDAKHTPLKFYFSAPSCVPTTKYETSGAEIDSEIIDNLLSRPEFVSLGEVMDYYGVINENKNIISKIEVAKKHGKPIDGHAPLLSGKNLQKYVKHGISTDHESTTKREAEEKRRMGMKIMIREGSESHTLEELIHSNGEFIVSDDLRADDLIQGHLDKCLRKAIDFGMDPFEAIRLVTLNPAEHYNLNAGSISPGKCADLVFINNLEDFKVKRVIINGNTIFKKQKLLYRAKPKPLATTLHITPKKPEDFDLKAKNPSCKSATVNVITVQDNTIITGRSSAKLNIDKGIIKPSVFEDVLKISVVERYGGNTIANGFVKGYGIKNGAIASSVSHDSHNIITVGTNSKYMARATNKIIENKGGIAAISNNDKLDLPLPIAGLMSDKPVADVAKNSTELNELVHKMGCDLRSPFTTLSFMALSVVPSLKITNKGLFDVDANKFINVVQHED; from the coding sequence ATGATTATAAAAGGAAATATTTTAAACGTATTTACCGACGAGATATATCCAGGAGAAATCGAAATTGAACATGGAATCATCCAGTCAATAAAAGAAGTAAACAAAGATTTTAATGACATAATTGTTCCTGGATTCATAGATGCACATATACACATTGAAAGTTCAATGGTAACACCATCACGATTTGCTGAAATAGCATTGAAGCATGGAACTACATCAGTAGTAGCAGATCCACATGAAATAGCAAATGTCATGGGAGTTGAAGGAATAGATTATATGGTAAATGATGCAAAACACACACCACTAAAATTTTACTTTTCAGCACCATCCTGTGTACCAACAACAAAATATGAGACATCAGGCGCTGAAATTGATAGTGAAATAATCGATAATCTACTTTCAAGACCTGAATTTGTATCATTAGGAGAAGTTATGGATTATTATGGAGTAATTAATGAAAATAAAAACATAATCTCCAAAATTGAAGTAGCAAAAAAACATGGGAAACCTATTGATGGACATGCACCCCTGCTTAGCGGAAAAAATCTTCAAAAATACGTAAAACATGGTATAAGCACAGACCATGAAAGTACCACTAAAAGAGAAGCAGAAGAAAAAAGAAGAATGGGTATGAAAATAATGATTCGAGAGGGCTCAGAATCACATACCCTCGAAGAACTTATTCACAGCAACGGAGAATTCATAGTATCAGATGATCTTAGAGCAGATGACCTTATCCAGGGACATTTAGATAAATGTCTTCGTAAAGCAATAGACTTTGGTATGGATCCATTTGAAGCAATAAGATTAGTAACATTAAATCCTGCTGAACATTATAACCTAAATGCTGGAAGTATTAGTCCAGGTAAATGTGCAGATTTAGTATTCATTAATAATCTAGAAGACTTCAAAGTAAAAAGAGTAATAATAAATGGTAATACTATATTCAAAAAACAAAAATTATTATATCGTGCAAAACCAAAACCACTAGCCACCACTCTGCATATTACTCCTAAAAAACCAGAAGACTTTGACTTGAAAGCAAAAAATCCATCATGCAAGAGTGCAACAGTAAACGTGATTACTGTTCAGGATAACACTATTATAACTGGAAGAAGTAGTGCTAAATTAAATATTGATAAAGGTATTATTAAACCATCAGTATTTGAAGATGTTCTCAAAATAAGCGTAGTTGAGCGTTATGGTGGAAATACTATTGCTAATGGATTTGTAAAAGGTTATGGAATAAAAAACGGTGCTATAGCATCTAGTGTAAGTCATGATTCACATAACATAATTACTGTTGGAACTAATAGTAAATACATGGCTAGAGCTACAAATAAAATTATAGAAAACAAGGGTGGAATAGCAGCAATATCCAATAATGACAAATTAGATCTACCATTACCTATTGCTGGATTAATGAGTGATAAACCAGTTGCTGATGTTGCAAAGAATTCTACAGAATTAAATGAACTAGTTCATAAAATGGGCTGTGATTTAAGAAGTCCATTTACAACATTATCATTCATGGCATTATCTGTAGTTCCTTCACTTAAAATAACTAATAAGGGATTATTTGATGTTGATGCAAATAAATTTATTAATGTAGTACAGCATGAAGATTAA
- a CDS encoding DUF447 domain-containing protein produces the protein MNKSTINLPENTIFEVLVTTTNNQKPHTKPFGMKIQDKQVVLTLFPNKTLNNIKNNKEFLIQFTLNPLIYTKASLNKLTSKDYQNNNILKEATVILRLKVNKIIEQKNNDKYGENIITTIFSTVTDIKQENIQVPAINRATTKIIELLVDYTRYNYMNSNQKTSYINKIIESENIIRKTGNKNHNKSLNLIKKELNIED, from the coding sequence ATGAATAAATCAACAATAAACTTACCCGAAAATACTATCTTTGAAGTATTAGTAACAACAACAAACAATCAGAAACCACATACTAAGCCATTTGGAATGAAAATTCAAGATAAACAAGTAGTATTAACTTTATTTCCAAATAAAACACTAAACAATATAAAAAATAATAAAGAATTTCTAATACAATTCACATTAAATCCTTTAATATATACAAAAGCATCACTTAACAAATTAACAAGTAAAGACTATCAAAATAACAATATATTAAAAGAAGCAACAGTTATACTCAGATTAAAAGTAAATAAGATAATAGAACAAAAAAATAACGATAAATACGGAGAAAATATTATAACAACAATATTCTCCACAGTAACTGATATAAAACAAGAAAATATTCAAGTTCCCGCAATAAATAGGGCTACTACTAAAATAATTGAGTTACTGGTAGATTACACACGTTATAACTATATGAACTCTAATCAAAAAACAAGTTATATTAATAAAATCATAGAATCAGAGAATATCATAAGAAAAACAGGAAATAAAAATCATAATAAATCATTAAATCTCATAAAAAAAGAATTAAACATAGAAGATTAG
- a CDS encoding GMP synthase subunit A translates to MSIVIINNFGQYNHRISRTLTYLDIENKLMPNTTPLEEIENLSPDGVILGGGPSIENIGNCKEFIRNLDVPILGICLGHQIIAETFGGETKSAEVESYAQIELNILKEDGLFKDIGDTLKVWASHKDEVVKLPEEFEILANSEECDVESMKHKEKPIYGIQFHPEVQHTPRGGEIFENFNAICESWK, encoded by the coding sequence ATGAGCATTGTTATTATTAATAATTTTGGACAGTATAATCATAGAATATCTAGAACATTAACATACCTAGATATAGAAAATAAACTTATGCCTAACACCACTCCTCTTGAAGAGATAGAGAATTTAAGTCCTGATGGTGTAATTTTAGGTGGCGGTCCTTCAATAGAGAATATAGGTAATTGTAAAGAGTTTATTCGTAATCTAGATGTTCCTATATTAGGTATTTGTCTAGGACATCAAATTATAGCTGAAACATTTGGTGGCGAAACTAAATCTGCAGAAGTTGAAAGTTATGCTCAGATTGAACTTAATATCCTAAAAGAAGATGGATTGTTTAAAGATATTGGTGATACTCTTAAAGTATGGGCTTCACACAAAGATGAAGTTGTTAAATTACCTGAAGAATTTGAAATACTTGCAAACTCTGAGGAATGTGATGTTGAATCTATGAAACATAAAGAAAAACCAATTTATGGTATTCAGTTTCATCCAGAAGTACAGCATACCCCACGTGGTGGCGAGATATTTGAAAACTTTAATGCTATATGTGAGAGTTGGAAATAA
- the guaA gene encoding glutamine-hydrolyzing GMP synthase, producing MMDTEKFINEAVKSIKEEVKDEKVIIALSGGVDSSVASVLASKAIGNQLEAIFVDHGLLRKDETKEVEETFKDRLNFKLIDASDEFIEALKGVRDPEKKREIIGHKFIEVFEREAKKTGATYLLQGTIAPDWIESKGNIKSHHNLTLPEGLVLKIIEPLRELYKDEVREVGTTLGLPDKIVHRQPFPGPGLAVRVLGNVTEEKLEICREANAILTKNVEAEGLDKDLWQYFVVLTDSKVTGVKGDQRDFGYLVVIRMVQSFDAMTANVPDIPWPFLHKVAQEITANVPEITHVSLSLSNKPPSTIEFE from the coding sequence ATGATGGATACGGAAAAATTTATAAATGAAGCAGTAAAAAGTATAAAAGAAGAAGTTAAAGATGAAAAGGTTATAATAGCATTATCTGGTGGAGTAGATAGTTCTGTTGCATCAGTACTTGCATCTAAAGCTATTGGAAATCAATTAGAAGCTATTTTTGTAGACCATGGATTACTTAGAAAAGATGAGACAAAAGAAGTTGAAGAAACTTTTAAAGATAGGTTAAACTTCAAATTAATAGATGCATCTGATGAATTTATAGAGGCTTTGAAAGGAGTTAGAGATCCTGAGAAAAAACGTGAAATTATAGGTCATAAATTCATAGAAGTTTTTGAAAGAGAAGCTAAAAAAACAGGAGCAACATACTTATTACAAGGTACCATAGCACCAGATTGGATTGAAAGTAAAGGTAACATAAAATCACACCATAATTTAACACTACCTGAAGGATTAGTCCTCAAAATAATTGAACCTCTAAGAGAATTATACAAAGATGAAGTAAGAGAAGTAGGAACAACACTTGGATTACCTGACAAAATTGTACACAGACAACCATTCCCAGGACCTGGACTTGCAGTAAGAGTACTTGGAAATGTAACAGAAGAAAAACTTGAAATATGCCGAGAAGCTAATGCAATACTAACCAAGAATGTAGAAGCAGAAGGACTTGACAAAGATCTTTGGCAATACTTTGTAGTACTAACAGACAGTAAGGTAACAGGAGTAAAAGGAGACCAGAGAGACTTCGGATACCTAGTAGTTATAAGAATGGTACAATCATTTGATGCTATGACAGCAAACGTACCCGATATACCATGGCCATTTTTACATAAAGTAGCACAGGAAATAACAGCAAATGTACCAGAAATAACACATGTATCTTTATCATTAAGTAATAAACCACCAAGTACAATAGAATTCGAATAA
- a CDS encoding ATP-binding protein — protein sequence MYHLTSKLLVYRNIDDDSILFQLADIFKEYELGNYDKEEIIEKIYIQMNRLLSLATSYGFNTNLWHNYLTYLLATTENPFTLVSEKNGAQSGTVNEFAKNDFKIFKQLFDYDFTKIEDDLNINCFTTIQNYNSIIKKEQLYNKDVSIKVQELSNNIEKANNENEIYEIITTFYKKYGVGKFGLNRAFRISHDSSSEFLIPITSLDDVVLDDLVGYESQKERLVQNTKAFVEGKKANNVLLYGDAGTGKSTSIKAILNQFYSQGLRMIEMYKHEAKYLSKVISTIKNRNYHFIIYMDDLSFEESESSYKYLKALIEGGLETNPDNVLIYATSNRRHLIKETWNERTNVASDDEMYRSDTIREKLSLVDRFGISIGYYKPTVKEYFDIVTTIAKRYPEIKMSDEELKQKANIWLRTHGGPSGRTAQQFIYYLLGNIQ from the coding sequence ATGTACCATCTAACATCAAAATTATTAGTATATAGAAATATTGACGATGACAGTATATTATTCCAATTAGCAGACATATTCAAAGAATATGAACTAGGAAACTATGATAAAGAAGAAATAATAGAAAAAATCTACATACAAATGAATAGATTACTCTCTCTTGCAACAAGTTATGGTTTCAACACGAATCTATGGCATAACTATCTAACATACCTACTAGCAACAACAGAAAACCCATTCACACTAGTATCAGAAAAAAACGGGGCACAATCAGGAACAGTGAATGAATTTGCAAAAAACGATTTTAAAATATTCAAACAATTATTTGACTATGATTTCACAAAAATAGAAGATGATTTAAATATCAACTGCTTCACCACTATACAGAACTATAATTCCATAATTAAAAAAGAACAACTATACAATAAGGATGTAAGCATCAAAGTACAGGAACTAAGTAACAACATAGAAAAAGCAAACAATGAAAATGAAATATATGAAATAATAACAACATTCTACAAGAAGTATGGTGTAGGAAAATTCGGATTAAACAGAGCATTTCGTATATCACATGATTCCTCATCAGAATTTCTTATTCCAATCACATCCCTTGATGATGTTGTTCTTGATGATCTTGTAGGCTATGAATCACAAAAAGAAAGATTAGTACAAAATACAAAAGCATTTGTTGAAGGTAAAAAAGCAAATAATGTATTATTATATGGAGATGCAGGTACTGGTAAATCAACAAGTATCAAGGCAATTCTTAACCAATTCTACAGTCAAGGTCTTCGAATGATAGAAATGTACAAACACGAAGCAAAATATCTCTCTAAAGTAATAAGTACGATTAAGAACAGAAATTATCATTTCATAATATACATGGATGATTTATCATTTGAGGAATCAGAAAGCTCCTATAAATATTTAAAAGCACTGATAGAGGGTGGATTAGAAACTAATCCTGACAATGTGTTAATATATGCAACATCCAATAGACGTCATTTAATAAAAGAAACTTGGAATGAACGAACCAATGTAGCATCTGATGATGAAATGTATAGATCAGACACTATTAGAGAAAAATTATCTCTTGTAGATAGATTTGGAATATCCATAGGTTACTATAAGCCAACAGTTAAAGAATACTTTGATATTGTAACAACGATAGCTAAAAGATATCCTGAAATCAAAATGTCGGATGAGGAATTAAAACAAAAAGCAAATATCTGGCTAAGAACACATGGAGGACCATCTGGCCGTACAGCACAGCAATTTATATACTACTTATTAGGCAATATCCAATAA